A single genomic interval of Helianthus annuus cultivar XRQ/B chromosome 13, HanXRQr2.0-SUNRISE, whole genome shotgun sequence harbors:
- the LOC118485943 gene encoding probable WRKY transcription factor 27, with product MDDNDEWDLQAVVRSCNTISANSTNTTITIDEYDDEFDVMGSVPCSNATNPFSYWTCSENASEGLEEVYKEGCSQQCLTVAAATTTAQLSVGDEPLHEMLNACDSTSTSRKRKNQQKKMVVQLTQEELCSDTWAWRKYGQKPIKGSPFPRNYYKCSTTKACGARKQVEQSHMDPTIFIVSYSGEHIHPPPTHRSPLAGSTRSTKFAMPNIPTISEDATQSRTLGGDGCCSDDNGREI from the exons ATGGATGATAATGATGAATGGGATTTGCAAGCAGTAGTTAGGAGTTGCAACACCATCTCGGCCAACAGTACAAACACAACCATCACAATTGATGAATATGATGATGAGTTTGATGTCATGGGAAGTGTACCATGTAGCAATGCAACGAACCCGTTTTCGTACTGGACTTGTAGCGAAAACGCGTCCGAGGGGTTAGAGGAGGTGTACAAAGAAGGGTGTTCTCAACAATGTCTTACTGTcgccgctgccaccaccaccgcgCAACTTTCTGTTGGTGATGAGCCACTACATGAGATGTTGAATGCTTGTGATTCAACATCCACAAGTAGAAAAAG GAAAAACCAGCAGAAAAAGATGGTGGTTCAATTGACACAAGAGGAATTATGCAGTGATACATGGGCATGGAGGAAATATGGTCAAAAACCCATCAAAGGCTCTCCATTTCCAAG AAATTATTACAAGTGTAGCACAACAAAAGCTTGTGGGGCAAGGAAACAAGTAGAGCAAAGCCATATGGATCCAACCATTTTCATTGTGTCATATTCGGGAGAACATATACACCCTCCACCCACCCACCGGAGTCCTCTTGCCGGCAGTACTAGGAGCACCAAGTTCGCAATGCCAAACATACCAACCATCTCGGAGGATGCCACCCAATCCCGAACACTAGGTGGTGATGGTTGTTGTAGCGATGACAATGGTCGTGAAATTTAG